One window of the Syntrophobacterales bacterium genome contains the following:
- the genX gene encoding EF-P lysine aminoacylase GenX encodes MTDNHSWKLAAKFDDLRVRARMIQAVRRFFRERDFLEVETPLLIPAPAPEVHIDAVAAGKWFLQTSPELCMKRLLAAGYERIYQLCKCFRDKERGERHLPEFTILEWYRANADYRALMDDCEELLSGIAGELGVSSFISRRGGLVILDKPWERITVGEAFLRYARMDVSEALAKDCFEERLTERVEPNLGVDAPVFLYDYPQEQSALARLKEDDPSKAERFELYIDGIEIANAFSELTDAEEQRRRFEEASREREKNGSSVYPIPEFFLDSLPQMPPSAGIALGVDRLAMLFAGRKRIDEVVAFTPELL; translated from the coding sequence ATGACAGACAATCATTCCTGGAAGCTGGCCGCCAAATTTGACGACCTGCGTGTACGCGCCAGGATGATCCAGGCTGTCCGCCGTTTTTTCCGGGAGCGGGATTTTCTGGAAGTTGAGACGCCGCTTCTTATTCCGGCGCCGGCCCCGGAGGTTCATATAGACGCAGTTGCCGCCGGCAAGTGGTTTCTGCAGACCTCTCCGGAGTTGTGCATGAAGAGGCTTCTGGCGGCAGGCTATGAAAGAATCTATCAGCTTTGTAAATGTTTTCGGGACAAAGAGCGCGGAGAACGTCATTTGCCGGAATTTACCATTCTCGAGTGGTACAGGGCAAACGCCGATTACCGGGCGCTCATGGACGACTGCGAGGAGCTGCTTTCGGGAATCGCAGGCGAGCTCGGCGTCTCCAGTTTTATCTCTCGCCGGGGCGGACTGGTGATTCTGGATAAGCCGTGGGAGCGAATAACCGTCGGGGAGGCATTTCTCCGCTATGCAAGGATGGATGTTTCCGAGGCGCTGGCTAAGGATTGCTTCGAAGAGCGGCTGACTGAGAGGGTAGAGCCGAACTTAGGCGTTGATGCGCCTGTTTTTCTTTATGATTATCCGCAGGAGCAAAGCGCGCTGGCGCGTCTAAAGGAAGATGACCCAAGCAAAGCTGAGCGCTTTGAGCTGTATATCGACGGAATTGAAATAGCCAATGCCTTTTCGGAGCTTACCGATGCCGAGGAACAGAGGCGCCGGTTCGAGGAGGCCTCGCGGGAGCGTGAGAAAAACGGTTCCTCCGTGTATCCAATACCGGAGTTTTTTCTCGATTCCCTCCCGCAAATGCCGCCCTCTGCGGGGATTGCCCTGGGAGTGGATCGGCTCGCCATGCTTTTTGCCGGCAGAAAAAGGATAGACGAGGTCGTCGCCTTTACCCCGGAATTGCTGTAG
- the efp gene encoding elongation factor P codes for MYAASDLRKGLRIKIENDPYIVTEFNFVKPGKGQALYRCKLKNMVNGNQFERTFRSVDMFETADLQEKKMQYLYHEGDKYCFMDNESYEQVFLTEAQVGEASNFLLDNIEVEVLLFENKPLGITVPNFIDVVVTSAEPWARGDSVSGNTKPVTVQTGYQLQVPPFIEEGEKIRIDTRSGEYLTRVKG; via the coding sequence ATGTACGCAGCCAGTGATCTAAGAAAAGGATTGAGGATCAAGATAGAGAATGATCCGTACATCGTGACGGAGTTCAATTTTGTAAAGCCGGGGAAGGGGCAGGCGCTCTACCGGTGCAAGCTGAAAAACATGGTCAATGGAAACCAGTTTGAACGTACCTTTCGTTCGGTTGATATGTTTGAGACGGCTGATCTGCAGGAAAAAAAGATGCAGTACCTCTATCACGAGGGCGACAAGTACTGTTTTATGGATAACGAAAGCTACGAACAGGTTTTTCTGACCGAGGCTCAGGTAGGCGAGGCCAGCAATTTCCTGCTTGATAACATCGAGGTCGAGGTCCTGCTCTTTGAAAACAAGCCATTGGGGATCACCGTTCCCAATTTCATAGATGTTGTCGTGACCAGCGCCGAACCCTGGGCCAGGGGCGATTCCGTTTCGGGCAACACCAAGCCGGTTACCGTCCAGACCGGTTACCAGCTTCAGGTTCCCCCCTTCATCGAAGAAGGCGAAAAGATCCGGATCGACACCCGCAGCGGCGAATATCTCACCCGGGTCAAGGGATGA
- a CDS encoding KamA family radical SAM protein: protein MFSAAEWNDWRWQFRNRVRSLSELGVLLKTPVAALSFWRKVLKEYPVAITPYFISLFDPADENDPLRRQCFPDPREINFSLGGVEDPLNEARDMPVPGLVHRYPDRCLAIVTNTCAVYCRHCNRKRLWEKESSTTRDRLQAMISCVARTPEVREVIVSGGDPLMMPEATLDWFLGSLKALPNVQSLRIGSRAPAVLPMRITKELCAMLRRHRPLWFNTQFNHRREITPEAARACEMLLEAGIPVSNQSVLLKGVNDDYETMKELLYSLERISVRPYYLFQCDPVRGTDHFRTDICVGMEIMEKLWRNISGLCLPRFVIDSPGGRGKIPLQPFSLLPEKNQK from the coding sequence ATGTTTTCCGCGGCCGAATGGAATGATTGGCGGTGGCAGTTCCGCAACCGGGTGCGTTCGTTAAGCGAGCTGGGTGTCTTGCTGAAGACGCCGGTTGCGGCTCTTTCTTTCTGGCGCAAGGTTCTTAAAGAATATCCAGTGGCGATTACCCCCTATTTTATCTCGCTTTTTGATCCTGCCGACGAAAATGACCCCCTGCGGAGGCAGTGCTTTCCCGACCCCCGGGAAATAAACTTTTCGCTGGGCGGGGTGGAAGATCCGCTGAACGAGGCAAGAGACATGCCCGTTCCGGGGTTGGTTCACCGCTATCCCGATCGTTGCCTGGCGATTGTCACCAACACCTGCGCTGTTTACTGTCGGCATTGCAACCGAAAACGGCTCTGGGAAAAGGAAAGCTCTACCACAAGGGACAGGCTCCAGGCGATGATCTCTTGTGTGGCGCGCACCCCGGAAGTGCGGGAGGTAATTGTTTCGGGCGGGGATCCCTTGATGATGCCCGAGGCGACTCTCGACTGGTTTCTGGGTTCGCTTAAAGCCCTGCCCAATGTGCAGTCGCTGCGGATCGGCAGCCGGGCGCCGGCTGTCTTGCCGATGCGGATCACAAAAGAGCTGTGCGCAATGCTGCGGCGCCATCGGCCCCTGTGGTTCAATACGCAGTTCAACCACCGCCGCGAAATCACCCCGGAAGCGGCCAGGGCCTGTGAGATGCTGCTTGAAGCGGGCATTCCCGTCAGCAACCAGTCTGTACTGCTCAAAGGCGTAAACGACGACTACGAGACGATGAAGGAACTGCTGTACTCGCTGGAGCGGATATCCGTACGTCCCTACTATCTGTTTCAATGCGACCCCGTTCGCGGAACCGATCATTTCCGGACGGATATCTGCGTCGGCATGGAGATTATGGAGAAACTCTGGCGCAACATCTCCGGACTCTGCCTGCCGCGGTTTGTGATTGACAGCCCGGGGGGACGCGGAAAAATACCGCTTCAGCCCTTTTCCCTTCTTCCCGAAAAGAATCAGAAATAA
- a CDS encoding HD domain-containing protein codes for MAAKAIYVKDINTGDRIDDLFIAAEKTLAYSQKGSPYINLRLQDRTGEVDAKIWDNALAWDKVFKKGDVLRVQGRALSFKNAVQVSVTGLQKVNDSEVDIALFLPAAKRDRAEMFKELLGYCEQVKTPCLKALLNSFFQDEKIAALFQKAPAAKGFHHIYIGGLIEHTLSVVGLLKMAGEHYENLDKDLLITGGILHDIGKIYELSYERVVEYSDPGRLIGHIVMGLEMIDERIAAIPDFPKQTALELRHIILSHHGELEYGSPKRPKTLEALIVHFMDDMDAKVNAFQEYIRQPGTQESTWTSYHRLLERYLYKGAKVADDAGDAPADLL; via the coding sequence TTGGCGGCAAAGGCAATATATGTCAAGGATATCAATACAGGCGACCGGATTGACGATCTTTTTATCGCGGCGGAAAAAACGCTCGCATATTCCCAGAAGGGCTCTCCCTATATTAATTTGCGTCTTCAGGATCGAACCGGCGAAGTGGACGCAAAAATCTGGGACAATGCCCTTGCCTGGGACAAGGTTTTCAAGAAGGGCGATGTTCTGCGCGTCCAGGGGCGGGCGCTTAGTTTCAAGAACGCGGTGCAGGTATCGGTAACCGGATTACAGAAGGTAAACGACAGCGAAGTGGATATTGCCCTGTTCCTGCCGGCCGCCAAACGGGACCGCGCCGAGATGTTCAAGGAATTGCTGGGCTACTGCGAGCAGGTAAAAACCCCCTGTCTAAAGGCGCTGCTTAATTCTTTTTTCCAAGACGAGAAGATTGCGGCGCTTTTCCAGAAGGCGCCGGCTGCCAAGGGTTTTCATCATATCTACATCGGCGGCCTGATCGAGCATACGCTTTCGGTGGTAGGCCTGCTGAAAATGGCGGGGGAGCATTACGAGAATCTCGACAAAGACCTGCTGATCACCGGTGGAATATTGCATGATATTGGGAAGATATATGAACTATCCTACGAGCGGGTCGTTGAGTACAGCGATCCCGGCCGCCTGATCGGTCATATCGTCATGGGGCTGGAGATGATTGACGAGCGGATCGCCGCGATCCCGGACTTTCCGAAGCAGACGGCGCTGGAGCTTCGCCATATTATCCTCAGCCATCACGGCGAACTGGAATATGGCTCTCCCAAGCGCCCGAAAACGCTGGAGGCCCTGATTGTTCATTTCATGGATGACATGGACGCGAAAGTGAATGCCTTTCAGGAGTATATCCGGCAGCCCGGCACTCAGGAGTCCACTTGGACGTCCTATCACCGTCTGCTGGAGCGGTATCTTTACAAGGGCGCCAAAGTTGCCGATGATGCGGGCGATGCGCCGGCGGATTTACTCTGA